In a genomic window of Streptomyces pristinaespiralis:
- the purD gene encoding phosphoribosylamine--glycine ligase has protein sequence MKVLVIGGGAREHALCRSLSLDPDVTALHCAPGNAGIAEVAELHPVDQMDGAAVAELATGLGAGLVVVGPEAPLVAGVADAVRRVGIPCFGPSKEAAQLEGSKAFAKDVMAAAEVPTARSYVCTTAEEIDEALDAFGAPYVVKDDGLAAGKGVVVTDDVAAAREHALACGRVVIEEFLDGPEVSLFAITDGETVLPLQPAQDFKRALDDDEGPNTGGMGAYSPLPWADPKLVDEVMASVLQPTVDELRRRGTPFSGLLYAGLAITSRGVRVIEFNARFGDPETQVVLARLKTPLARVLLHAAKGTLDTEPPLTWRDDAAVTVVVASHNYPGTPRTGDPIEGLEDVAAEDAPHAYVLHAGTKRDGDAVVSAGGRVLSVTATGKDLTEARERAYRAVGRIRLDGSQHRTDIARKAAEAQPGA, from the coding sequence GTGAAGGTCCTCGTCATCGGCGGCGGCGCCCGCGAACATGCCCTGTGCCGCTCTCTGTCCCTCGATCCCGACGTCACCGCTCTGCACTGCGCGCCCGGAAACGCCGGTATCGCTGAGGTCGCCGAGCTCCATCCGGTCGACCAGATGGACGGCGCGGCCGTCGCGGAGCTGGCCACCGGGCTCGGAGCCGGGCTGGTCGTCGTCGGCCCCGAGGCTCCCCTCGTCGCCGGTGTCGCCGACGCCGTGCGCCGGGTGGGAATCCCCTGCTTCGGCCCCTCCAAGGAGGCGGCGCAGCTCGAGGGCTCCAAGGCCTTCGCGAAGGACGTGATGGCCGCGGCCGAGGTGCCGACCGCCCGCAGCTACGTCTGCACGACCGCGGAGGAGATCGACGAGGCGCTCGACGCCTTCGGAGCTCCGTACGTCGTCAAGGACGACGGCCTGGCGGCCGGCAAGGGTGTCGTCGTCACCGACGACGTCGCCGCCGCCCGCGAGCACGCGCTGGCCTGCGGCCGGGTCGTGATCGAGGAGTTCCTCGACGGTCCCGAGGTCTCCCTGTTCGCCATCACCGACGGCGAGACGGTACTTCCCCTCCAGCCCGCGCAGGACTTCAAGCGCGCCCTCGACGACGACGAGGGCCCCAACACGGGCGGCATGGGCGCCTACTCGCCGCTGCCCTGGGCCGACCCGAAGCTGGTCGACGAGGTCATGGCGAGCGTGCTCCAGCCGACCGTCGACGAGCTGCGCCGCCGTGGAACCCCGTTCTCCGGCCTGCTGTACGCGGGGCTGGCGATCACCTCGCGCGGTGTGCGGGTGATCGAGTTCAACGCCCGCTTCGGCGACCCCGAGACGCAGGTCGTCCTGGCCCGTCTCAAGACGCCGCTGGCGCGTGTCCTGCTCCATGCGGCCAAGGGCACGCTGGACACGGAGCCGCCGCTCACCTGGCGCGACGACGCGGCCGTGACCGTCGTGGTGGCCTCCCACAACTATCCGGGCACCCCGCGCACCGGCGACCCGATCGAGGGCCTCGAGGACGTCGCGGCCGAGGACGCTCCCCACGCGTATGTGCTGCACGCCGGTACGAAGCGGGACGGCGACGCGGTCGTGAGCGCCGGCGGCCGGGTGCTGTCGGTCACGGCGACAGGCAAGGACCTCACCGAAGCCCGTGAGCGGGCCTACCGCGCCGTGGGCAGGATCCGTCTCGACGGGTCCCAGCACCGTACGGACATCGCCCGCAAGGCCGCGGAGGCGCAGCCCGGCGCCTGA